Genomic segment of Pseudomonadota bacterium:
GATCCATATAAACGCCCATTTCTCATCCCATATTCATCCTTCCCCTGATTGTTAAAAATTGCCTTAGAGATTATCTTAGGGCCGAAAGAAAGAGAAGAGGAGACATAAAGGCCATGACGACCACCAGCAACGAAAGAATCGAATTCAGTCCTCAGAGAGACATCTTGGGGAAAACGATAGAGAGAAACAGGACCAGCCGTCATCATATGGCAGGTCTCAAAGGATTATAAACCGTATCAAAAGACCCAATGTGCACCCCGTTTGAAACCAGGTAGATAACAAAGATAACGAGTCTTAACTTTAGAGAGAGGAGATAAAGACCATGATAAAGACAGCAAAACCCGGAGAAAAGAAACTGCAAGACAAGAGCGAGAAAGTACTGGGGAAACAGGAAATCGAGTGCTACGAATCAACCTTAGTGGACAACGTTGTGTGTTAATGCCACCACGATAACGATTCTTAACTTAAGAGAGAGGAGGCAAGGATCATGAAGAAGGAAAAGAAAGCATTCAGGGGTTGGGTTGACCCGATGGCTACGCCTTATCAATACAAGAAAGGCTGATAGTCCCGAGAATACATAAGGTCTGCCACAACGGCAGTCAATACAAGAAAGGCTGATAGCCCCGAGAATACATAAGGTCTGCCACAACGGCAGAGGGAGTCGAGAGAGGTAGCCATGACGGATGATATGAAAACCCTGCCTCTCTCAAAGTTAAGGGCGGTGGTTGGTTAGACACCGCCTTTACTTTTTTTTTCACTGAGGCCATCTCCAGCAGAAACAGTGATCACCAAAGAGAAAGAGGAGAATGCATATGCAAAAAGAAAAAGAGAAGAAAGATGTAAAGGATTTGAAGACACCGGAAGCTGACATCCTTATGTGTCTGGTAAATGGCGAGGTTCCGTAAAGCTTTAACTGTCCTGAACGAGACTTGATTTGACAGTGGCCAGATCCTCCGGATTGTAAGCGGGTTTATGCCGCTAACTTCTTATCCAGATTTTTCTCTTCAAAATACTTTCTGCCATCAAGGAACGTATCCATGGGAGTCCTTCCCTGGCAGCGTTTTCCCTGATGGGTTCTCATAAGGTTATATTTTTCCATATACGCATCAAGGTCCATTTGCAAGGTATCTATATCGGAGTATAGCTTTTTGCGAAAGGCAACTCGGTAGAACTCGTTCAGGATCGTTTGATGGAGTCTCTCGCAAATGCCATTCGTCTGTGGGCTCTTTACCTTGGTCTTCGTATGTTCAATATCATTAAGCTGCAAATAAAGCTGATAGGGATGCTTATCCGCAGATCCGCAATATTCCGTCCCACGATCCGTCAAAACCCTTAGAACCGGGATATAATGGTCTTCAAAGAAAGGAAGAACACTGTCGTTGAGAATGTCGGCTGCCGTAACAGGAACTTTGGCCGTGTAAACCTTGGCAAAGGCGACCGAGGAATAGGTGTCAATGACAGTCTGTTGATAAATACGCCCGACACCCTTTAAATAGCCTACATAGAAAGTATCCTGACTAATTAGATATCCGGGATGGGCCGTTTCAATCTCATCTGGATGGGATTCCCGCTCTTTCTTGGCTACTTCCAGAGCCACAAGCTGCGCTTCCGTGTAAACAATACCTTCTTGGGCAGCTTTCTCTTCGAGTAGATTCAATCGCTTCTTGAAAGTCTCCAATCCATGGCGAAGCCAAATGCTTCTTACTCCACCGCCAGATACCAATATCCCATC
This window contains:
- a CDS encoding IS481 family transposase is translated as MTTQEKLIRKKQSLIELAEYLQNVSQACKINGVSRQHFYDIKKTYEEYGLEGLREKSRRKPCLKNRVAPEVEDAVLNMAYEYPAYGQARASNELRKDGILVSGGGVRSIWLRHGLETFKKRLNLLEEKAAQEGIVYTEAQLVALEVAKKERESHPDEIETAHPGYLISQDTFYVGYLKGVGRIYQQTVIDTYSSVAFAKVYTAKVPVTAADILNDSVLPFFEDHYIPVLRVLTDRGTEYCGSADKHPYQLYLQLNDIEHTKTKVKSPQTNGICERLHQTILNEFYRVAFRKKLYSDIDTLQMDLDAYMEKYNLMRTHQGKRCQGRTPMDTFLDGRKYFEEKNLDKKLAA